The genomic interval CCGCCGACCAGTCCCCCGCCCTTCTCGAAGTTGAAGCCACCGAGCAGTTTCTTGTTGAACGGGCGCCAGGCCGCCGGGCCGAGGTAGAGGTCCCAGTCCACCTCTTCCTTGGGCGGTTCAGGTTCCGCCGACAGCCAGCCGCTGCTGCCGGTTTCCATGCCGCCGGGGTGGGCGTGGACGGTCCGGAGTTTGCCGAGTTTGCCGCGGCGGGCCAGTTCGACGGCGAACTCGAAGTGCGAGACGTTCCTCCGCTGCATGCCGCCCTGGAAGACGCGCCCGGTGCGGCGGAACGTCTCGGCCAGCACCAGGCTCTGCACGATGTTCTTCGTGCAGGGCTTCTCGCAGTAGACGTCCTTGCCGGCCTCGGCCGCGGCGCACGCGGCCGTGGCGTGCCAGTTCGGCCCCGTGGCAATCAGCACAGCATCGATGTCGGGACGGGCCAGCAACTCCCGGAAATCGCGGTACGTGGCGCAGTCCTGGTTGCCGTACTTGGAGTCGGCCATTTTCTTGACGGCGTCGCGGCGGGCGGCCTTGACGTCGCAAACGGCCAGGAACTGCACGTCCGGTTCCTGAAGGAAGCACCCCAGGTCACTCGTGCCCCGGCTGCCGATGCCGATGCCGCCCACGGTGATCCGGTTGCTCGGGGCCACCACGCCGTCCTTGCCCAGGACGGCGCTTGAAATCACGTACGGCGCCGCCAGCAAGGCGCCGGCCTGGACGGCCTTCTTCAAGAACC from Planctomycetota bacterium carries:
- a CDS encoding Gfo/Idh/MocA family oxidoreductase; this encodes MSEQAAHLNRRRFLKKAVQAGALLAAPYVISSAVLGKDGVVAPSNRITVGGIGIGSRGTSDLGCFLQEPDVQFLAVCDVKAARRDAVKKMADSKYGNQDCATYRDFRELLARPDIDAVLIATGPNWHATAACAAAEAGKDVYCEKPCTKNIVQSLVLAETFRRTGRVFQGGMQRRNVSHFEFAVELARRGKLGKLRTVHAHPGGMETGSSGWLSAEPEPPKEEVDWDLYLGPAAWRPFNKKLLGGFNFEKGGGLVGGGVLEWGSHCVDQCQWANDADRTQPVEYEPPSNGQAVARYANGVKLVLRGEGWLNTGSCPVRFEGDTGWVETGDNGDIFASSPDLLVGRGAKIPGYPANNHIRDFLNCVKTRGLPRANHEVTCHTHIACHAAGISIFLKRKVALDPKTYMFVGDEEANRLRSEALREPWRL